The Puntigrus tetrazona isolate hp1 chromosome 3, ASM1883169v1, whole genome shotgun sequence genome contains a region encoding:
- the st13 gene encoding hsc70-interacting protein, translating to MDPRKVSELKAFVQMCNDNPSVLHLPEMGFFKSWLQGMGANIPSPTKNDSSSCKGGCPCDGAPKAAPEPQPEPAPPSESEESDLEIDNEGVIEPDTDDPQEMGDYENLEVTDEMMDQANEKKIEAIGMLGDGDLQKALDLFTEAIKLNPKLAILYAKRASVYVKMQKPNAAIRDCDRAISINPDSAQPYKWRGKAHKLLGHWEDSARDLAMACKLDYDEEASAMLKEVQPKASKIVEHRRKYERKREEREIRARQERVKKAREEHEKAQREEEARQQAGGARGGFPGGAGFPGGAPPFGMPGLNELFNDPEVLMAMQDPEVMAAFQDVAQNPANISKYQSNPKIMALINKLSSKFGGQQP from the exons ATGGATCCACGGAAAGTGTCCGAGTTAAAGGCCTTCGTGCAGATGTGCAACGATAATCCATCCGTGCTGCATCTGCCAGAGATGGGCTTCTTTAAGAGCTGGCTACAGGG AATGGGAGCAAATATACCATCACCAACAAAGAATGACAGCTCATCGTGCAAG GGAGGCTGTCCATGCGATGGGGCCCCCAAAGCAGCGCCAGAACCCCAACCCGAACCTGCCCCGCCATCTGAGAGCGAAGAGAGTGATTTAG AAATTGACAATGAAGGAGTGATCGAGCCCGACACAGATGATCCTCAGGAGATGGGCGATTATGAGAACCTGGAG GTCACAGATGAGATGATGGACCAGGCCAATGAGAAGAAGATTGAGGCTATTGGGATGTTAGGAGACG GTGACCTACAGAAAGCTCTGGACCTCTTCACAGAGGCCATCAAACTCAACCCCAAACTGGCCATCTTGTATGCCAAGAGAGCCAG CGTATATGTGAAAATGCAGAAGCCCAACGCCGCCATCAGAGACTGTGACCGAGCCATCAGCATCAACCCAGACTCAGCCCAGCCCTACAAGTGGAGGGGGAAGGCACACAA GTTGCTCGGTCACTGGGAGGACTCCGCTCGAGACTTGGCCATGGCCTGTAAGCTGGACTACGATGAAGAGGCCAGTGCCATGCTAAAAGAAGTCCAACCAAAG GCCAGCAAAATTGTTGAGCACCGACGCAAATATGAACGCAAGCGTGAAGAACGAGAGATCAGAGCACGGCAAGAACGAGTGAAGAAAGCGAGGGAGGAGCACGAGAAAGCACAGAGG GAAGAGGAAGCCAGACAACAGGCTGGAGGGGCACGTGGAGGATTCCCAG GAGGTGCTGGTTTCCCAGGTGGAGCTCCTCCATTCGGAATGCCTGGACTTAACGAGCTGTTCAACGACCCAGAGGTTCTCATGGCCATGCAG GACCCAGAGGTGATGGCGGCATTCCAGGATGTGGCGCAGAACCCCGCCAACATCTCCAAGTACCAGAGCAACCCCAAAATCATGGCCCTGATCAACAAACTTAGCTCCAAGTTTGGCGGCCAGCAgccctaa